The proteins below come from a single Leptospira harrisiae genomic window:
- a CDS encoding beta strand repeat-containing protein yields the protein MGAIRGQKGIMFRVCISVIVLAFSTLTFSCQSITPLNLQMLFGSFFVSTTGQGYVIYEAPNFLFTSENGRQAEFTIRLNIEPNSSVRIGPITVSDPTEGVLLSATFLDFTEDNWDIPQSIRLAGVDDLIADGNQSYRVQLGTTLTSDIRFSAQGLPVLLVVNTDDETSGVAASPTLGLITSETGETGTIAYVLQTRPMQDVTIRNFVSNDTTEATVAAVELVFTPNNWNVPQTVTVTGVDDFSVDDSTFQISADPTVSNDPAYMGKPIPVITGTNVDDDVAGFTVVNLSGLTTTEAGGAVSFAVVMNTLPTNSVTIPSIVASPSSEGTASPSSLTFAPGEWFTPKIVTVTGVNDFIVDGSKTVTIVVGAATSADTDYNGLAGPVFPSVTNTDDDIPGFVLTSPGSLTISENGGNLSFAIHLLSQPPPGFTVTLNGISENNAITNSSTANLVFTNANWNVDQYVNITTNNNAIDEDTRTVTLQFGSVDTGGSADPVYNSVSPPTSVTILVTDDDTAGFTVTPVGGLLVHENGTPSTETFTVVLNSQPTNSVSIPSITSSNTSEITVSPASLSFTTGNWNTPQTVTITSVLDGVDDGDQNVNISFGNSVSTDTKYSSISIPAVTAINTDSNEPLVRIQNLSASSMLENGTSTITFEIRLSLKPNANVTIGPITSSDGTEAVLLNSSAGVAASRTLTFTPTNGQAASYSGNTSDSGWDVAQVITIRSVSDSFDDGNIPVTVHIPQASGSYFTGLYPTGTLPGYTEASGDLVITITDNDTVGFTISSTTLNLTEGGSDGTFTVRLNAAPCDTPANLSACATGSVTIPISGETFNLPDSVQYTFSPTSLTFNQTNFSTTQTVTVVVINDSINEINTRTHTLTLGAISGSGTDYEGMNPSDITINITDDDNPSPSILFTLNAGQPYFTTESGQSAMYSLRLGSRPIPGNQVTVTLATSDSTEGMINDGGTPVSSKQYIFDETNWSTSVPVEIQGVPDALSDGNVSYSVTVNGTETGSMPSWYVSFVGSTGDTATLVNYSISENPVTVVTPISMTRAENSAAFPIYILLSQAPTDDVTVPVSVTTTFPCQLIVAPSVPQFSLSTSSLTITSANWNTIGVHNTIIVTPNDDAVDDGNVSCPIVVGVLSSTDGFYNGVNPYPSSNYPMLTLDDNDSAGITSSGFTPATVVTSQSGASSEFYIHLDSQPTANITVNFNTTPGGLVSFPTAPLTFTPSNFGSAQLVTVTGLDTAAVGDVSYTITSVATSGETGTGFTPSAIYSALTPISISATHINFIYDIVPCTDPNPMNACGTSANSSGGFVTSPNLITTEIGGQSRFQVRLRARPISNVTIPVSSSNVAEGTSSVSSLVFTTSDWNTYQNVVLTGVDDFLVDGNMAYSVLFGSLSGGGSGFNGESLPNVSITNQDND from the coding sequence ATGGGTGCCATACGAGGACAAAAGGGAATCATGTTCAGAGTCTGTATTTCCGTTATTGTCCTCGCCTTCTCTACCCTAACCTTTTCCTGCCAATCCATCACACCTCTGAATTTACAGATGTTATTCGGTTCTTTTTTTGTATCCACAACCGGGCAAGGGTATGTCATTTACGAAGCTCCGAATTTTTTATTTACGAGTGAAAATGGAAGACAAGCAGAATTCACAATTCGTTTGAACATAGAGCCTAACAGTTCAGTAAGAATTGGCCCGATCACCGTCTCTGATCCCACGGAAGGTGTACTTTTATCCGCAACTTTTCTAGACTTTACAGAAGATAATTGGGACATACCACAAAGCATTCGTTTGGCGGGTGTTGATGATTTAATTGCAGATGGAAATCAAAGTTACAGAGTCCAACTAGGAACAACTTTGACTTCTGATATTCGATTTTCAGCACAAGGACTTCCTGTACTACTCGTTGTGAATACAGATGATGAAACGTCTGGAGTGGCAGCAAGTCCCACACTGGGACTCATCACATCCGAAACAGGAGAAACCGGAACCATTGCCTATGTATTACAAACAAGACCGATGCAAGATGTTACCATTCGGAATTTTGTTTCGAATGATACAACAGAAGCAACTGTCGCTGCAGTAGAACTAGTATTCACACCTAATAATTGGAATGTTCCTCAAACGGTTACTGTCACTGGTGTGGATGATTTCAGTGTAGATGATAGTACATTTCAAATTTCAGCTGACCCGACTGTTTCCAATGATCCAGCCTATATGGGAAAACCAATTCCCGTCATTACCGGTACCAATGTGGATGATGATGTGGCAGGATTTACCGTAGTCAATTTATCAGGACTCACTACCACAGAAGCAGGTGGGGCAGTGAGTTTTGCGGTTGTCATGAATACTTTGCCAACAAACTCAGTTACCATTCCATCAATTGTGGCCTCTCCGAGTTCAGAAGGTACAGCCTCACCATCCTCTCTTACCTTTGCACCTGGCGAATGGTTTACTCCAAAAATAGTCACAGTAACCGGAGTGAATGATTTTATCGTAGATGGTTCAAAAACAGTAACGATTGTTGTAGGTGCTGCGACTTCCGCAGATACAGATTACAATGGTTTGGCGGGGCCGGTATTTCCTTCTGTGACCAATACTGATGATGATATTCCGGGTTTTGTTCTTACTTCACCTGGTAGTTTGACCATTTCTGAAAATGGGGGGAATCTTTCCTTTGCCATACATCTTTTGTCCCAACCACCTCCAGGATTTACTGTAACCCTCAATGGAATTTCAGAAAACAATGCCATCACAAATAGTAGCACCGCAAACTTAGTTTTTACAAATGCCAATTGGAATGTAGACCAATACGTCAACATTACTACAAATAACAATGCCATAGATGAAGACACAAGGACTGTCACCTTACAGTTTGGTTCTGTGGATACTGGTGGGTCAGCTGATCCCGTTTATAATTCAGTATCTCCACCGACATCCGTTACCATTTTGGTAACAGATGATGACACTGCAGGATTTACAGTCACTCCCGTTGGTGGACTTTTGGTTCATGAAAATGGAACGCCATCCACAGAAACCTTTACCGTAGTCTTAAACTCACAACCCACAAACTCGGTAAGTATTCCAAGTATCACATCCAGCAATACTTCTGAAATTACGGTGTCTCCAGCATCTTTAAGTTTTACTACTGGGAATTGGAATACACCGCAAACTGTCACCATCACATCTGTGTTAGATGGAGTTGATGATGGAGACCAAAATGTGAATATCTCTTTTGGAAATTCTGTATCAACAGATACAAAATACAGTTCTATTTCTATACCGGCGGTAACAGCGATCAATACAGATAGCAACGAACCATTGGTACGCATCCAAAATTTATCCGCATCATCAATGTTAGAAAACGGAACTTCAACCATTACATTTGAAATCAGACTTTCCTTAAAACCCAATGCGAATGTAACCATCGGACCCATCACTTCCTCCGATGGAACAGAAGCGGTATTACTCAATAGTTCCGCAGGGGTTGCGGCTTCTCGTACACTCACTTTTACACCGACGAATGGCCAAGCCGCTAGTTATTCCGGGAATACAAGCGATAGTGGTTGGGATGTGGCCCAAGTGATTACAATCCGATCCGTTTCCGATTCTTTTGATGATGGGAATATTCCTGTTACTGTTCACATTCCACAAGCGAGTGGATCTTATTTTACAGGACTTTATCCTACTGGAACCCTTCCGGGTTATACAGAAGCTAGCGGTGATTTGGTGATTACTATCACGGACAATGATACTGTCGGTTTTACAATTTCATCAACAACACTCAATCTAACCGAAGGGGGGAGTGACGGAACGTTTACAGTTCGTTTGAACGCAGCACCTTGCGACACTCCCGCAAATTTATCTGCTTGTGCCACGGGATCGGTTACCATTCCGATCTCAGGAGAAACCTTTAACTTACCTGACAGCGTGCAGTATACTTTTTCACCAACAAGTTTGACCTTCAATCAAACCAATTTTTCTACAACACAAACTGTGACTGTGGTTGTAATCAATGATTCAATCAATGAAATTAATACAAGAACCCATACACTTACTCTCGGTGCCATCTCAGGATCAGGAACAGATTATGAAGGTATGAATCCATCCGACATTACGATCAACATTACTGATGATGACAATCCTTCACCGAGCATTCTTTTCACTCTCAATGCGGGGCAACCTTATTTCACCACCGAATCCGGACAATCGGCGATGTATAGCCTGAGACTCGGCAGTCGACCCATTCCTGGAAACCAAGTCACAGTTACATTGGCCACTTCTGATTCCACAGAAGGAATGATCAATGATGGAGGAACACCCGTTAGCTCCAAACAATATATCTTTGATGAAACAAATTGGAGTACATCCGTTCCTGTGGAAATCCAAGGTGTTCCCGATGCCTTAAGTGACGGGAATGTGAGTTATTCGGTGACTGTCAATGGAACAGAAACTGGATCAATGCCTTCTTGGTATGTAAGTTTTGTGGGAAGCACAGGAGATACCGCAACACTTGTCAACTATAGCATATCGGAAAATCCGGTGACAGTGGTCACACCAATTAGTATGACCAGGGCAGAAAACTCGGCAGCCTTCCCTATTTATATTCTCCTTAGCCAAGCACCGACAGACGACGTCACCGTTCCCGTTTCGGTAACAACTACCTTTCCTTGCCAGTTGATTGTGGCACCAAGTGTCCCCCAATTTTCTCTCTCGACAAGTTCTCTCACCATCACGAGCGCCAATTGGAATACCATTGGAGTACATAACACAATCATTGTGACACCTAACGACGATGCTGTGGATGATGGAAATGTATCTTGTCCAATAGTTGTTGGTGTCCTTTCCTCGACCGATGGATTTTACAACGGAGTGAATCCTTATCCATCTTCCAATTATCCGATGCTCACATTGGACGATAATGACAGTGCAGGAATCACAAGTTCTGGATTCACACCGGCGACAGTCGTCACTTCCCAATCGGGTGCTTCTTCTGAATTCTATATCCATTTGGATTCACAACCAACAGCGAACATCACTGTAAACTTTAATACAACTCCAGGTGGACTTGTGAGTTTTCCGACGGCTCCTCTTACCTTCACACCAAGTAATTTTGGTTCAGCCCAACTTGTCACTGTGACAGGCCTTGATACGGCCGCTGTTGGCGATGTAAGTTACACAATAACTTCAGTCGCCACATCAGGGGAAACCGGCACAGGATTCACACCTTCGGCGATTTATAGTGCGCTCACCCCTATTTCCATCTCTGCCACTCATATCAATTTTATATATGATATTGTTCCTTGCACCGATCCAAATCCAATGAATGCTTGCGGGACATCCGCGAATAGTTCCGGAGGATTTGTCACATCACCTAACTTAATCACTACGGAAATTGGCGGCCAATCGCGATTCCAAGTTCGGTTGCGTGCAAGACCCATCTCCAATGTTACCATTCCCGTATCCAGTTCGAATGTTGCTGAAGGAACCAGTTCCGTTTCTAGTTTGGTTTTTACAACAAGCGATTGGAATACTTACCAAAACGTGGTCCTCACGGGAGTGGACGACTTCCTTGTGGATGGAAATATGGCTTATTCGGTTTTATTTGGATCCCTCAGCGGTGGAGGGAGTGGGTTCAACGGA
- a CDS encoding CaiB/BaiF CoA transferase family protein has translation MSQNKNQSSNGPLAGVKVVDLSLLLPGPLCSQHLADMGAEVIKIENPRAYDGSRAMFKGKTGYPALYMMLNRNKKAITLNLKREQAKEILFKLLEDADILLEGFRPDGMDKMGIGYDVLKEKFPRLIYCGISGYGISGKYVDFAGHDLNYLAISGVLDQTGNPPRPAGFQLADVGGGTLTALSAILAALYYREKTGKGQRIDISMTDASLQFLSLYGGILSSSEKSPEAGNDILSGKLPNYNVYETKEGRYVALGALEDMFFQTFLRAAGMENLTKDHPMNEANIPIIKQELTDYFKSKTYSDLQPIFDNTDACLSPILNMKEVSEDQHMKDRGMVIERNHPKYGPILQFGSPFHFSETPFAYRNDPPEHGEHTEEILSSLGFPKDQIAEFKKDRVI, from the coding sequence ATGAGCCAAAACAAAAACCAATCATCTAATGGACCACTTGCTGGTGTGAAAGTTGTCGACTTATCTTTACTTCTTCCAGGCCCTTTATGTTCGCAACATTTAGCAGACATGGGAGCAGAAGTCATCAAGATTGAAAATCCAAGAGCCTATGATGGATCTCGTGCAATGTTCAAAGGTAAAACGGGATATCCTGCCTTATACATGATGTTGAATCGAAATAAAAAAGCGATCACGCTGAATTTAAAACGAGAACAGGCCAAAGAAATTCTTTTTAAACTTTTAGAAGATGCAGACATTTTACTCGAAGGTTTTCGACCAGATGGAATGGATAAGATGGGAATTGGTTATGATGTATTAAAAGAAAAATTTCCACGATTGATTTATTGTGGAATTTCTGGCTACGGAATCTCGGGAAAATACGTAGACTTTGCAGGACATGATCTAAACTATTTAGCCATCTCTGGTGTGCTTGACCAAACCGGAAATCCACCAAGACCTGCTGGTTTCCAATTGGCAGATGTGGGAGGTGGAACACTCACTGCTCTTTCTGCGATCCTTGCTGCTCTTTATTATAGAGAAAAAACTGGAAAAGGCCAACGCATCGATATCTCTATGACGGATGCTTCTCTCCAATTTCTTTCGTTATACGGTGGAATTTTATCTTCGTCTGAAAAATCACCAGAAGCGGGGAATGATATCTTATCTGGTAAATTACCAAATTATAATGTTTATGAAACAAAAGAAGGAAGGTATGTGGCTCTTGGTGCCTTAGAAGATATGTTCTTCCAAACTTTTTTACGAGCTGCCGGAATGGAAAATTTAACCAAAGACCATCCAATGAACGAAGCAAATATTCCAATCATTAAACAAGAGTTAACCGATTATTTTAAATCCAAAACATATTCCGATTTGCAACCAATCTTTGATAATACAGATGCTTGTTTATCACCCATTCTCAATATGAAAGAAGTTTCGGAAGACCAACATATGAAGGACCGTGGCATGGTCATCGAAAGAAACCATCCTAAATACGGTCCGATTTTACAATTTGGATCTCCGTTTCATTTTTCAGAAACTCCCTTTGCTTACAGAAATGACCCGCCAGAACATGGGGAGCATACAGAAGAAATTTTGTCCAGTTTGGGGTTTCCAAAGGATCAAATTGCGGAGTTTAAAAAAGACAGGGTGATTTAA
- a CDS encoding metallophosphoesterase family protein yields the protein MKLLQVSDLHLSKNSPDEQNYSLSVLREIFQTAESTKCARILFCGDLFNTFPDLESLRSDFLKEISSYSGIVYFLPGNHEILEKKGNDNRYADYDWTSKVKVLDKTPFFLFEDNGIEFLSIPHQENYSELLLSPPQAKQTKLRIGLAHGTVSGMSFTGLSEEEEEGGSYLDPNLIQSLDLDYLAIGHLHKARMGTVGKCNVGYAGSSRVWRKGESGKRGGIFIYVDGSTIRTESVFWNSAGEYREIVVSLDTDGKPEESIETYLEGTNPNDWIVFRFVGYVDSMSEKQKFQEEVQRIWKSKFRILEFDPDESQITVIQHLSENEFVKQFLDKMNARKEQMDPSLWRHTRVTGIRLILEGKKNR from the coding sequence ATGAAGTTATTACAAGTATCCGACCTCCACCTTTCCAAAAATTCACCAGATGAGCAGAATTATTCTCTCTCTGTATTACGAGAAATATTTCAAACCGCTGAATCAACGAAGTGTGCTCGTATTCTATTTTGTGGAGATCTATTTAATACATTTCCCGACTTAGAAAGCTTACGTTCGGATTTTCTAAAAGAAATATCTTCGTATTCGGGAATAGTATATTTCCTTCCAGGCAACCATGAAATTTTGGAGAAAAAAGGTAATGACAATCGTTATGCGGATTATGATTGGACATCCAAAGTAAAAGTTTTAGATAAAACTCCTTTCTTTTTATTTGAAGACAACGGCATTGAATTTTTATCCATCCCTCACCAAGAAAATTATTCTGAATTGTTACTCTCTCCTCCGCAAGCAAAACAAACAAAACTTCGAATTGGACTTGCACATGGAACTGTTTCGGGAATGAGTTTTACCGGCCTAAGTGAGGAAGAAGAAGAAGGTGGCTCTTATTTAGATCCCAATTTAATTCAGAGTTTAGATTTGGATTATCTGGCCATTGGTCATCTTCATAAGGCCCGAATGGGAACGGTCGGTAAGTGTAATGTGGGTTATGCGGGATCATCTCGAGTTTGGCGAAAAGGAGAATCAGGGAAAAGAGGTGGGATTTTTATTTATGTAGATGGAAGTACAATTCGTACGGAATCTGTTTTTTGGAATTCCGCTGGTGAATATAGAGAAATTGTCGTTTCTTTGGATACCGATGGAAAACCAGAAGAGAGCATAGAAACTTATCTCGAAGGTACAAATCCGAATGATTGGATTGTATTTCGGTTTGTCGGGTATGTAGACTCAATGTCGGAAAAACAAAAATTCCAGGAAGAAGTACAACGTATTTGGAAATCTAAATTTCGAATTTTGGAATTTGATCCCGATGAATCACAAATCACAGTCATCCAACATCTTTCTGAAAATGAATTTGTGAAACAGTTTTTAGATAAGATGAATGCAAGAAAAGAACAAATGGATCCTTCCCTTTGGCGACACACTCGTGTCACAGGAATTCGGTTGATTTTAGAAGGTAAAAAAAATCGATGA
- a CDS encoding ATP-binding protein — protein sequence MKLKIENFGIFSKKEFPIQKVTVFTGPNESGKTTILDAFVSALVKVVGSTKYGSLLNVRYQTERNSDLGIPKLSLSQNLYLNSLVIREGNMDVGSEKELISTIEQTIFDSGYNPAKLIEQVEQLSAKTGTRKSAKEWNQTLLELTTAKQKFDEAEVNLNKIASQFAELPTWEIERQKRKEELSISLAEQSKQQKLLEELKESEEFAEVERVYGQLLQWETLETQSKQDERILKSNWDQKSKEIDGEIQSIEQKITISKERFLQLEKKLESSFSQKTQSEQKSKKLESYFDFFESWKQNIRKFQEESPVVQKIIWNPLYRSLAGGLGIFGIFSLILSLFTDFGIWVYTLPILFLGSSLYFVFRAKEIKVERDEPKWNEMIRKIYSEMETKTLGEWKPDSLSMESINLIFQRFDREYTKQKLERDSFQANITVLEEEINQFRLEEKKGKDQLLEKEKELAVILRESGVHSLSELSELYVQIRLRKDKLRTLEESLISESKKWGVSDLVDLKLQLKDKRIDLEKKGISKTFTSGNRTTKQKLENEIQSISNKIRDIERILVELEKKLDTGKAVLESRMVPAQKEWEQNKRDLETKEKRKNELEKNFNALEVLAEVFNEIQLDSTDKMSSLVKSLQLRMDALKGSLPTKQIQWNGFSEEIQISTDSSNTNQGFTNLSTGTKEQISYVLRLEYAFRIGKQFNLPFLLLDEPFRHMDVMRRDAALDYTLQCIANAEEDWKVVFFSFDEELVSKIKDLAKEYSLPCQVHELTKLVS from the coding sequence ATGAAATTAAAAATTGAAAACTTCGGTATTTTTTCCAAAAAAGAATTTCCTATTCAAAAAGTGACTGTGTTTACGGGGCCCAATGAATCAGGTAAAACAACGATCTTGGATGCATTTGTATCAGCACTTGTCAAAGTGGTGGGAAGTACAAAGTATGGTTCCCTTCTCAATGTTCGATACCAAACAGAAAGAAATTCCGATTTAGGAATTCCAAAACTCTCCCTTTCTCAAAATTTATATTTGAACTCTCTTGTCATTAGAGAAGGGAATATGGATGTAGGATCAGAAAAAGAACTGATCAGCACAATTGAACAAACAATATTCGATAGTGGATATAATCCCGCTAAACTCATCGAACAAGTAGAACAACTTTCAGCTAAAACAGGGACAAGAAAGTCCGCAAAAGAATGGAACCAAACTTTACTGGAACTTACGACTGCCAAACAAAAGTTTGATGAAGCGGAAGTTAATTTGAATAAAATTGCATCTCAATTTGCAGAATTACCTACCTGGGAAATTGAGCGCCAAAAAAGAAAAGAAGAGTTATCTATTTCTTTAGCGGAACAATCAAAACAACAAAAACTATTAGAAGAATTAAAAGAATCTGAAGAATTTGCGGAAGTCGAAAGAGTTTATGGCCAACTTTTGCAATGGGAAACATTGGAAACCCAATCAAAGCAAGATGAACGAATACTCAAATCTAATTGGGATCAAAAATCAAAAGAGATAGATGGAGAAATCCAATCAATTGAACAAAAAATAACTATTTCAAAAGAGAGATTTTTACAATTAGAAAAGAAACTAGAATCCTCTTTTAGTCAAAAAACACAATCGGAACAAAAATCAAAAAAACTAGAATCTTATTTTGATTTTTTTGAATCTTGGAAACAAAACATTCGAAAATTCCAAGAAGAATCTCCAGTAGTACAAAAAATAATTTGGAATCCATTATACAGAAGTTTGGCGGGTGGGCTAGGTATATTTGGTATTTTTTCTTTAATTCTATCCTTGTTTACTGATTTTGGGATCTGGGTCTACACTCTTCCAATTCTTTTTTTGGGTTCCTCATTGTATTTTGTTTTTCGTGCAAAAGAAATCAAGGTGGAACGCGACGAACCAAAGTGGAACGAAATGATTCGAAAAATTTATTCAGAAATGGAAACAAAAACTTTAGGAGAATGGAAACCTGATTCCTTGAGTATGGAATCAATCAACTTAATTTTCCAAAGGTTTGATCGCGAATACACAAAACAAAAACTAGAAAGAGATAGTTTTCAGGCAAACATCACTGTCTTGGAAGAAGAAATCAATCAGTTTCGTCTGGAAGAAAAAAAAGGAAAAGATCAACTTTTAGAAAAGGAAAAAGAATTAGCTGTTATTTTAAGAGAATCAGGAGTTCATTCTCTTTCTGAACTTTCAGAGTTGTATGTCCAAATTCGATTGAGGAAAGATAAGTTGCGAACTTTGGAAGAATCCTTAATATCCGAATCCAAAAAATGGGGAGTTAGTGATTTAGTAGATTTAAAACTCCAATTGAAAGATAAACGAATTGACCTAGAAAAAAAAGGAATTTCAAAAACCTTTACCTCAGGAAATAGGACCACCAAACAAAAATTAGAAAATGAAATTCAATCAATATCTAATAAAATTCGTGATATAGAAAGAATCCTGGTTGAATTAGAAAAAAAATTGGATACAGGCAAAGCTGTTTTAGAATCTCGAATGGTTCCTGCTCAAAAAGAATGGGAGCAAAATAAACGTGATTTAGAAACAAAAGAAAAAAGAAAAAATGAATTAGAAAAAAATTTCAATGCCTTGGAAGTGTTAGCTGAAGTTTTTAATGAAATTCAATTGGATAGTACTGACAAAATGTCCTCACTTGTCAAATCTTTACAATTAAGAATGGATGCCTTAAAAGGATCTCTTCCAACAAAACAAATTCAATGGAATGGATTTTCTGAAGAAATTCAGATCAGCACCGATTCATCTAATACAAACCAAGGATTTACAAATTTATCTACTGGAACCAAAGAACAAATTTCTTATGTCCTTCGATTGGAATATGCGTTTCGGATTGGAAAACAATTCAATTTACCTTTTTTGTTACTAGATGAGCCGTTTCGGCATATGGACGTAATGCGACGTGATGCTGCGCTTGATTATACTCTACAATGTATCGCTAATGCGGAAGAAGATTGGAAAGTGGTATTTTTTAGTTTTGATGAAGAATTGGTTTCAAAAATAAAAGATTTGGCAAAGGAATACAGTCTCCCTTGCCAAGTTCATGAATTGACTAAACTAGTTTCTTAG
- the tpx gene encoding thiol peroxidase, with amino-acid sequence MAQVTLKGNPVPLEGSIPKPGDKAPDFKVAKQDLGELTLKDLAGKVKILVAVPSLDTAVCAIETKKFNEKVAKENGITTLIISGDLPFAMKRFCSTEGIDSENLITGSQFKDFSFSKNYGTHIAAGPLAGLSARAVFVVDKDDIIRYTELVPEIGSEPNYDTVFSEAKKLV; translated from the coding sequence ATGGCACAAGTAACACTCAAAGGAAATCCAGTTCCACTCGAAGGATCTATTCCTAAACCAGGGGATAAGGCTCCCGACTTTAAGGTCGCCAAACAAGACCTAGGTGAACTAACTTTAAAAGATCTCGCAGGTAAGGTAAAAATCCTAGTAGCTGTTCCCAGTTTAGATACTGCAGTTTGTGCCATAGAAACAAAAAAGTTTAATGAAAAAGTAGCAAAAGAAAACGGTATCACTACTCTGATTATTTCGGGGGACCTTCCTTTTGCAATGAAACGATTTTGTTCTACAGAAGGAATCGATTCTGAAAACTTAATCACTGGATCACAATTTAAGGACTTTTCATTTTCCAAAAATTACGGAACTCATATAGCAGCTGGTCCGCTTGCCGGTCTATCAGCACGAGCCGTTTTTGTTGTTGATAAAGATGATATCATTCGTTATACGGAACTTGTACCTGAAATTGGTAGTGAACCCAATTACGATACAGTGTTTTCCGAAGCTAAGAAACTAGTTTAG
- a CDS encoding LBF_2804 family protein produces MSTERYKPGFLEQWGRKVLVSIHSLSRKPEDSGKSFSYHSKCILFWGVFLSFWIGFLPSVAFVYLATYLPPLNFWPLETLSVVALSKFVFLLALVTLVEFYLLFRLGFYLSYRMAQYADIELAEEPELITPIPGMMARLVLEIPDPRIRLYGIDPYKNLNERALFFRTVLYKSKVFLSNIFAKLLLKVFLGRTGLRFLIEYISGPITGIWDSVTTYLILFELRKRIITRKLSDAMLLKIKAKHGSEGFIEATLRAVAISIVFTKTFHPNFEYLLFGLIRYLPNKDKLRNLDDWSEFVNLFQKLTKEERNWSISVFALCSTFDGSLNKEELNAFQEITDISPVWLLDRVRHLGETIDKGELAESLLWMEKILPEESIQ; encoded by the coding sequence ATGAGTACAGAACGTTACAAACCGGGGTTTTTGGAACAGTGGGGACGAAAGGTCCTGGTTTCGATCCATTCACTTTCGAGAAAACCCGAGGATTCTGGCAAAAGTTTTTCCTACCATTCGAAATGTATTCTTTTTTGGGGAGTGTTCCTGTCCTTTTGGATTGGGTTTTTGCCTTCGGTTGCCTTTGTGTATCTCGCAACCTACCTTCCCCCTCTAAACTTTTGGCCTTTGGAAACTCTTTCCGTTGTGGCCCTTTCCAAATTTGTTTTTCTATTAGCTCTTGTCACTTTAGTCGAATTTTACCTCCTCTTTCGATTAGGGTTTTATCTTTCCTATCGAATGGCACAGTATGCAGACATTGAACTTGCCGAAGAACCGGAACTCATCACGCCGATTCCCGGTATGATGGCACGTTTGGTTTTAGAAATACCCGATCCAAGGATTCGTTTGTACGGAATTGATCCTTATAAAAATTTAAATGAACGTGCACTATTCTTTCGAACTGTTTTATACAAAAGTAAAGTTTTCCTTTCCAATATATTCGCCAAACTTCTATTAAAGGTTTTTTTAGGAAGGACAGGTCTTCGATTTTTAATTGAGTATATATCAGGTCCTATCACTGGAATTTGGGATAGTGTAACAACGTATTTGATTTTATTTGAATTACGCAAAAGAATCATCACAAGGAAACTTTCGGATGCGATGTTACTAAAAATTAAGGCAAAACATGGATCGGAAGGATTCATCGAAGCAACTTTACGTGCTGTCGCAATTTCCATTGTGTTCACAAAAACATTTCATCCGAATTTTGAATATTTACTCTTTGGATTGATTCGTTATTTGCCAAACAAAGACAAACTGAGAAACTTAGATGATTGGAGCGAATTTGTAAATTTATTCCAAAAATTGACAAAAGAAGAAAGAAATTGGTCTATCTCTGTTTTTGCACTTTGTTCCACATTTGATGGATCCTTAAATAAAGAAGAATTGAATGCGTTTCAAGAAATTACTGATATTTCACCTGTTTGGCTTTTGGACAGAGTTCGTCATTTGGGTGAAACCATAGACAAAGGCGAATTGGCAGAATCTTTGCTTTGGATGGAAAAAATCCTTCCCGAAGAATCCATTCAATGA